TTGAAAAGCTGCTTGAGTGCAACAAGGAGATTTATTGGATTACGAGCGGCTACCTCTACGATAAAAATGCCGAATATCTTGATTTTATTGATGACACAGCGATCTCCGATAATATGATATTAGTGCTATTCAGCGCCATGTAAGTGGAGACCTCAGGCCcgaatttgtttactttatacCCCAAATTAAACATTATCTATCCCACAGCTTAATGGCCAACAATCCGATGCTGCTGCTACAAATACTCGCCTATAATGTCGAATGCATTGTGAAGGCATTTTCCGAGGGCATGATCGAAATTGCCCAGAATATTCAGGAGAACGAGAAAATTTCGGCAGAAAGGATGCTGACATGTAAGAGAGttctccattccattccactcCGTTCTTCTTTAAAGTAAACCTGTATAACATTATACGATATTCTTTATAAATTGGTGAATTGGCTTAATAGGAAAACAGTATTAACTATATGAATCTCTATCCCATGTAGACATTCTGGACGGCTACTCAGATCTAAATTGCATCTCGCAGAAGATCTCGCTCAGCCTGTTTGCGTTTGAGAACGATTTCCTACGAAAGTTCAAGCTGTCGTGGGTTCTCCTATGTCAGCGCCTTTTTCAGCAACATGTATTCACTCCCCTGGGGGATACCATGCTGGCCTGCATCCTGTCGTTGAAGGAGGTGGCTCCATCGGCCCAGACGACGGCACTGATCAAGCGGTACATGCTGTTCGACGAGCACATGCACTCCATTGAGCGGCGCTGGACGGACATCTGGATCGAGCTAAATAAGTTTAACTTGTCGCCCACGGAGCATGAGCGCCGGATGGGCCTGCTCGATGTGTACAACATATTCGACAAGGTCGTCCTGGACGCCACCTCGTTCTCGCTGCCGGATATCAGCGACGATGAGTTTATAGACTTCCAGCGCATCGTGGATCGCCAGCTGGCCTGGAAGAATATCATGGCCTTCACGAAGCTGAAATGGCCCGATGGGTTCTACGATCCGCCCAATAAGCTTGTGCACGAGGATCTCTGCAAGAAGTGCAATTCTCTTCTCGAGCACCATAACGAGTAAGTTTTACGAGCCACGTGACCTGAAatgtattgaaaataattattaatttttttatccACCATTAGGAACTGCAAATGCATCACTTGCTCCATCGCCGGCACTCCTTTGCGACCGCGACAAGCGGGCCATTGCGCCAAGTGCACAACGCTCGGCATTGTCGAGAAGGATCCGAAGCTGATGAAGTCCAAGATCCTCAGCACCTGCACCAGTGATGAGGCCAAGCACAATGCGGCTATAGCGGCTGCCACGAGCTCCACCACCGTCCAACAGCAGCGACGCACGAGCGATCTGACGGAGGACGAGTCAccaaccagcagcaacagcagcggaaCGGTGTTTCGTCGACAAGCAGAGTCGTCCGATACGCTGCGCACCACATATCACATCGCATGGGCGGTATTTCAGCACCTGGCCACCAGAAAGCGCTATCGCCACGAAACGATCGAGCCGCAGTTCATCTGCGGTGAGAACTGCCGAGTCTCCGCttgccagttggccagaaAGATTCTCTCTAACCAGCTGTCGCCGCTGCTGACCAAATATCTGCTGCGCTGCTTCCAGCCCCTGTCGTTCACGCGGGAGGAGCTGCGCTCCACGATTCCCTCCCTGATGTTCTTCAATCGAAAACTGGCGCCCAGCCCCGCTGAGCTGCTGGAGCTTCGAAACCAGCACTATGTGTACAAAACATACTGGACCTTCGTTCTCTCCATCTACGCCAACTTCTTTGTGAAATTCAACTCGAGCTGCACGGATTTCGGTCACCTGGAGCTGCTCAAGGGCGATCTGCGACTGCGGCTGAACAGTGTGGTTGGTGATAAGGAAGACAATCGGTTTGAGCAGTTTCTGGCCCAAGTTATTGGGTAAGTCTATATCTAATTTGTTTTCAACGTGGATGTtcctaaattattttatttttaaaaatttacagATACTCACCCTTCAAAATCACTGATGAGTAAGTATTAAAGTCAACATATTTGgaataaactgaaaaaaaaaacattctgcACTTTTTGCAAGTCCATTTTTTCTAATTTGACGTTTGCCATCTTGACATTTGTGGACGGACATGTGACTTTTAGGGACTATCTACACCACAGGGTTGCCATTACAAAATACTGCAGGAGTGAAAAAAAAGTTGTAACAAAATAGTAGtaataacttttaaaatgGTGCAGCTACAAATGATCATATATACTCTAATGTGATCATTTGTAGCTGGATCTTAATCGTACGCAGATATGTCATTGagacattttaaaaaagtttttctcgTGAACCCTATGAACATTTCAATATCTTGACAGTATCGCCTATCGATTACTAATTAATTGAGTCCTTAGCTTCGCATATCGTTATCTTCTGCACAAGAACtgtcattaaaaattgcatGAAAATCGAATATAAACCAATAATTATTGGCAGAAATTGTGGCAAGATAGTCGCGACGATTAATAAAGTAGCAGGCCTCTGTTTTGCATGCCAGAGacagaaattttaaaaatgggACTCAACAAGGAAGAACTTGAGTTGTACTATTTTGATTCGGAAATCAATTATTCCAATTCCAGTTTTACTTTGGGTGATGCCAACATCGAGAAGATGCAATTTGGAGTGGATCAGCTAATGACGTTGCACGACTCTCAGATAATGTAAGTTCTACTTTATAGCACTTTAAATCATTAGCTTATGAGTTCATATTGTATTCCAGAAAACGCACTAAACCAGATAGTACTACTGGCTTATCGGGTGCCAAATCCAAGTCGGGAGAATCGAACTTGTCTCAGTCTGGAGGCAGAAATGGCGACGCCGGAGGCAACAAGAAGAGCAAGGAGAAGATGCGGAAATGTAAGTAGCTAAGATTCAGATTTCCGTTCGGATATGGAACatagtttgtattttttaaccACTAGGCTGTGCTGACTACGCGGACATTGGGGAGCCCTGCAAGGAGAATCATTCGAAGAAACGTGTCAAAAAGGAGTGCAACCATGCACGCTTCAACGAGACGAGAGATCGGCTGCGTAAGAAGCTCTCACAGATTGTCAACGACCGGAAGACCAAGTCCACGGAAGAGGCCACGCCATCGAAGACCAAATGCAGCATGCCGGAGCCAGCTGCTGTGCCCGCAGCGGCAGCCATCCCACCGAAGCGGCCGCCAAAGGCCGAATCCCTTTCGCCAAACCAACCACCTAGCCTGAAAGTGTTCGCCACGGCGCAGCTGCAATCCCCCGGCAATCCGCGAAAGATACCAGCCGCAGCGGCGGTTGCAGCGGCAGCTCTTAATGAAATTGGCGACAAAGAGGAGCAGGAGGGCGACAACAGTCTATTGCGTCTGGACAGCCTCTGCAAGAGGCTGCAGATGCACACCGATGCCACGGACGCCTCGACTGCGGCAACGGCGGCCGAAGCGGCAGCTGCTGTGGCCGCCTTTAAGCGCGGTGGCGGCTTTCCAGCGGATTACAGCAAAGAGGACATGATGCAGGACTTTGCCGAGTTCCTGGGTACCTATACCTATACTCGTGAACAGGACCAACAGCGCTGGATAAATGAGACGCTGAACTTTATCGAGGGCAAGTCCCAGCAGCCGCAGACCGCGAATCCCAAGAAAGCGGCCAAGAAGGCCAAGCAGAAGATGCGAAAGGAGGAGGAGAAACGTATCAAGGAGCTGGAAGACCTGCGCGGCCAGTTTTTGGACATCTATTTCAAGGAGTTCATCGACAAGTACGAGATGAAGGCCTTGACGGCTGCAGGCGGCCGGAAAAAGGAGAAGAAGCGCATTGGTGAGCTGGAGACGAACATTAAAAACCTCCAGCGGGCAAAGGCTAAAGTGGAGACGGTGATCCTCGAACTTATTGCCACCGTCAAGCAGACGAACAACGAGTTCAAGTTCTCCTACTTGCCTAccaagcaacagcagctggccaagatgGCCCAGCTGGAAGAGATCCTGAACGGGGGCTCGGCCTCGACGACTGCCACTGCCGAACCTGTTAGACAGGCGCCCCCACAGCAGTCTGCGCCGCAGTATCCCGAGTTCAGTAGCAGCGCCTCCTTCTACTCTCCGCCGGGACTCGGGCAGCAGAACACGCCCGTGTGTTTTGCTCCTCCTCAGCAGTCCCAACATCCGCCTCAACTGTCTCGGGATGTGATTGCCGCCATGGCGGCCAACTCCATCACTGCCGATCCCTCCAAGCGCATTGTGACAATACGCCGGGTGCAGCTGCCACATCCGGGTGCCGAGCAGCAGGTGACTGTAGTGGCCAAAGGCAGTGCTCCGCACGAGGACAAACTGCTATACACCTTTGTCAACGGGCACATGGTGGCTTCGGGTCCGATTCAGCCGGAGGAAATTGCTCCTCCACAAGTCATCGTTCCGGCTCCAGCGCCCAGTGTTCCTGAAAAGAGTGCCAAGGCGAAGAAGAAAGAGGCTAAGCGAGCTGccgcggcggcagcagcagctgcggcgGAGGCAGCAGCGGCTGCAGCAGAAGCTGCGGCGGAGCAAGAAGCCAAGCTCAAGAGCAAGAAGCAGGCAAAGAAAACAGCCGTTGCTGTGGCCGCCGCCTCTAGTTCCGCAGCGAGCAGCAACTCCTCAAAGTCGCAGACGCCGCAGAGTACGCGCGAAAGCTCGGTGTGCAGTGTTAAGCCGAAGACTGCACCCAAGAAGCCGACTTCAAAGCCGCCCAAGGTTGTAGAAGTGACACCACCGCCGGTTCCCGAGCCGGAACCGGAGCCACCCAAGAGGCAGAAACGGCTGAAGTCGAGACTGGATCCTGGCCAGTTGGACAACAATCCCTTTAAGTCGCTACACATGCAAGATTCTTCAGAGGGAGAGTGGGAAACTGGCAGTGAATCAGAGGAGGAAGttccagcaccagcaccagcgCCGCCGCCAATAAGGCAGCAGCCCAAACTGCCAGCTGCTCCGGCGCCCAAGCCCGTTGCACCTTCAGTGGTCACAAAGGCGAAGCCGACTCCAGCCCCAGTGGCAGCACCTGCCAAAAAGGTGAAGCAGCAGGAAGCGCCTCAAAAGCAACCAGCGTCGCAGCCCGCCAAGGCCCAGGCACAGCCTAAAAGCAAAGCGACGTCTGCTTCCGGGGGCAAGTCCAATCCGCcacagcagcatcaacagtATCAGCAGGAAAAGGTTCCGCCGACCAAGACCCAGCCGCAGCGTCCAGCGGAATCATCGAGGAAGCAGAAGCAGGCTCCTGGAAATCTCGAATCCAATCGCAGCGCTCAGAACCAGCGCAGTGAGCACTCGCAGACGCAACAGCCGTCTCGAGGTGGACGGGGCAATGGTCGAACAAAGTCGTCGGCTGGGGGCCAACAGCAGCCCGCTCAGCAGCACTCCAACCCTCATGCGGCGGAGTCCAGTGCTCCTCCAAAGAGATCGCAGCGCGGAAAGCGCGGACATCGCCAGAAGCAGGGTAAGTTACAGAAAACCGTTCATGCAACAACCTATATTAATTGATACATTTTCTTACATCATCCCTTGCAGAGGATCTCTCCGGCATTCCACACAACATGGGCTATTTCAATCCCAACGAAGTTGCCATACCCCCGCCGCAGACTGGAAGCTATGCCAGCACCCTCGCCCAGCAGATGCAGCATTTACGCATCAGCCAGGCAGGAGGTAGTTCCAGTTCGAAACAGGCATCGCAGTCCCCCAACTGCAGCATTATGGATCAGCTGAACCGCGGTGTACAGGTGGAACACCTTTCTCTACCGCCTGGTATCACCCTTACCAAGGTGGATCCGGCTAAAAGCGAGCAGTTGCGCCAGAAGAGTGAGTCCATCCGGTTGCTGTCCAAGCCTCTggccgagcagcagcagcaacagcagcagcatcactTCCAGCAGCCGTCTCACCTCCTGGCGGGATACTATGGAGCAGCCGGTGCCGCTGGCATGGATCCCAACGGTGTTATAATGGTGGAGGCCAACCCACGACCCAATCGCAGCCaagctccagctccaccaccaAATGTGGCTGCAGCGGCATCTGCAGCGAGCGCCAACGGGAAGTCCTCCAGGCGACGCCGTCGCAATCGCGGAAAGTCTGGTGGTGGTGGGAGCGGCGGAAACCCGGGCAGTTCTGGGCCGGCCAACAAGCAGCGAACGGGAGGAGGCGGcggatcaggagcaggagcgggCGATGGCCAGATATTGGGTCCCTCGCCAGCCACTGCGGCCACCATTGAAGCCAACGCCAGTGGTAATATCATCACGCTGCGCAATCCCATGTTCCATCAGGGCAATGGACCAGCGGGCGGCGGAGGTATGATGCCGCCCAATCCCAACCCAATGCCGCCAGGTGAGTAGTTCTTCTACTTGTTCTAAATCgtgatataataataaatacattttgacCATTCCTTGCAGTGCGAAACTTTGCCGCCGGACTTCCGGCAGCTCCAGCCATGGCCATGGATCAACCTGCCGCAATCATCAAGAACGAGAACGGCATGTTTACCATACGGAATCCAGCGCTTCACCAGGCGGTGACCAATGGCCTGGCCATGGGAGGCTATCGCCAGTTCGGCAGCAACGTCAACTACTACACGCCCCAAGAGGCTGTGGCGGAGGCGGCACGTGCCAcacagcaaaagcagcagcaacagcaggctAGTGCGGCCACAGTTGGCCacggcggcagcagcaccTCGAATTTCTCCTACTTCTCCAGTGGATCGGCCagtggcaacagcagcggAAGCAGCAATGGCGGCAACGGGACGCACAACAATATCAGTATTAGCTGTACCAACGTTCCCCCAAGCAGCGCCGAAAGCGGGGCCAACAGCCCTGGCAGATTAGTCGGCGAAGCGGCTGTGATTGCCCGTCCCAAGCAGTCACAGAAATGTCTATCGGCCATTGGCAGCGAGCTGAAGCAAAAAGCCAAGGACAGCAAGTGGCCGGgctttggccagcagcaggatTACAGTGGTACTGGCGGATCTGGAGGAGGAGTTCCACTGCAGGAGAAGTACCAGCAGTCGAGCTACTACAACGGCTTCGAGGTCTTCTCAGCTGCAGCGGCCGCAGCTTCACAGGGTTCTGGAAGCGGCGGTGGATCGAGCGATTGCCACATGCATCACAGCTGTGGCGACGACTCTCCGCCGCCCACCATCACCGGTTTCAATTCCTACCTGGAGGGCATTCCGAACACCGGAGTGATTCGCTACGACGACGCCGCCTTCCTCAAGAACTTGATACCGGGCCAGCATCTCAACAACGAGGTGCGTTACGGATCTGATAACTGGTTCTTGGACCAGGATTTCTATTCAAACTATCAAAACTATCCGCTGCCCACTCAAAATTACTATCCATTCACCTCCTATTTCTCAtcctaattaatttttgtatctgcacatttttaatttgatcaTTTTTGAAGGTTATTTCGCAAGAAAGTGTAAACTTTGAATTTTTGTAAGGCAGGCTGAAATAAAGTCTACAAAtctttatttatagtttttctAATAGTTTACATACTCCCATCGCatattgcatttgcatttccaggTCTCCATACACAATATTTCGGAGTCCAACTTCACGCGCAACAACGCGTCGCCGTCGCCGCACCACGTGGAGATCACCAGCGTGTTTGGCAACCGGGCACGCTCCTCCAACGCCTATGATCCCcaacagcagccgccgccgGGCAGCGTCGGTCCGGGTGCCAACTACTGCGACAACGTGACCGCCGACTACGGCAGTGGTTAGTGCACACGATATGGTTTAATTCCTAATCCAAATGACCCACTTTTAGTTGCAGACTCCCACCTCTTCGTGCAGAACAATCTGCTGACGCGAATGCCACAGCCGACGGTGCCTCCGGACCCCTTTGGCTACGACTTCGACCACTCGGTGGTACCGGGTGGAGGCTCGAAGGCGGCCAGCGTAGCCAGCGATCTGAACGAATTCCTGCGCCGCAGCCCGCTTAGCCAACGAACTTCGCCGTACAGCCAGGACGAGAATGCCGCCGCCCTGGAAACCTTCGTACAGAACATGAACGCGCTGCAGATCGCCACTGATGCAGAGTGCTCGCGGCTCAATGGCACGGTAGCCGGAGGTGGGCCCAACGATGTGGCCTCGGCGGATGCCACCGCCGGAGGAGCCGCCAATGCAGCCGCTGCATGGTGGTGAACCACACGACAACAGGTGCTGCATGGCCAGCAGATTGAGTTGAACTCCTCACATTCATCCCACTCTCAAATACGCAGACATTTCATCGaggaaaagctgaaaaaacgaaacataaaaatgaaaaaaccgaaaacgcATCCAAGAAATCATTCAAAATGACTTAGGAGTCAATTTCAATGTTTcaacaaaaaagagaaaaataaagaaaaaatcaaCTTAAATGGAAGTTCACATGCGAATGgctgtttttattattattgctttgaACTTAAATCAACTATAGACTGGCTTTTTACAATTACCAATTATTTTATGAAAGCAACACAAGCTTACTAAAGTGATCTTTATTTCTCGGtatggttttaatttttaattgcattccTTATATTTGTAAAACAATGCcgaataatttaaaagttctTGGGGAATTGGGatttattgttaaaattttcaatttgatgctagtaaatataaaaacgtTACGCTTAAATAGCAAGAATTAGATGCCGACGAGTGGCTAAAATACTTGAATGCATTCACATCTCGAACACGAGGGATCCCGAGGCGTAGCTGACGCTGGAGTCCTCCATGTCCTGACACTGGCTGCTCTGGTCGTACTTGAGGAACTTAAAACTCATCTTGTCGTAGCCCTGATCCTGCAGAGCCTTCACGGCGCCCAGCATCACTCCGATGGGATGGCGTCCGCATATCGTGTTGTTGTACTTGCGCAAGTACTCGGTGAAGGAGTGCGGACTGAGCGTCTCGATGATATCCATGCCCTGCTTGTCTAGCTTCTCGATGGACTTGTGAATTGCTCCGCAAGAGCGGTCATAGTAGGTGTAGCTGAAGCGCTGGCCCCAGTGGCAGAAATCGGAAGATATCACAAACAGGTTGGTGGGGTCCATCAAATAAGAGGACAGAAGGCTGCCGTACTGTGCCTCCTGTTCGGGATTGAGCGAACCCACCAGAATAGGCACAATGGTAAACTGGTCCTTGTAGCTGCAGCAGTATTATTGCTTAGTAAAATTCCTCTTGCAAATGATGCAACAATAGCACTTACTCCTCCATCACTTTGGCAATGTAAGGTAAATGCATCTCGATGGAGTGTTCATCCTCGTCAGTCTTCATGTCCATCCAAGAAAACTGTCCAGTCTTCTCAAGCTCAGCGTTgactaaaacaaaaagcaattcaaataaataaaacatgtACCGTGAGTTAATCCGGAAGCATCATACTCTGAGTATCAATTTTGAGATCGTAGAGGGGTGTCCTGTATTTCTTCGCCACGGATAAAGCGCAGCCACGAAGTCGCACATGGTGCGAGGGACCCAGTATGAAGATTCGCTTGCTGCAAGCAAAGGTTCAATAAAACCGGATTGTCTTCACGCAAATCTTGTATGTGAACTTCTTACACGACAACGGGGCTAACTTGGCGATAGGCAAAGGCACCGCAGGCTCCACAGTACGTATACCCAGCATGTCTAGAAAATAGCACTAAATTAAAGAGGCCTTTTGGCAGAATTCGGTTAAGTCTTACGGAGCAATAATGGCACGAGCTGGTCCATGGGACAGGTCCGCGGCACCCAGCCAACGATCCAACTGCCTGGAGAGCTCGGCACCTGAAAAGCAAGTTGAATGAATTGTTTAATGAATACAGAGTGGTATAGTAATCCCTATGTTCCCGTAATTACTTTAATAACCTGTGCAGGAATTGGTTTTTGTAAGTAAAATAAACACCTGCACGTTTCAGTTTTGAAATACTAAAAATAGTTGGCCTGTCGTTGCCtagcagcaaacaaacaaatagtTCCAGGCTTATAAGATTATTGCCGAGTCGACTTATCACAGCAGCGAtataaagttattaaatattgatttaaattttagtTTAACATTCCGCAATGGAAACT
This genomic stretch from Drosophila yakuba strain Tai18E2 chromosome 3R, Prin_Dyak_Tai18E2_2.1, whole genome shotgun sequence harbors:
- the LOC6536897 gene encoding protein MEMO1, translated to MSARRATHAGSWYTDSGAELSRQLDRWLGAADLSHGPARAIIAPHAGYTYCGACGAFAYRQVSPVVVKRIFILGPSHHVRLRGCALSVAKKYRTPLYDLKIDTQINAELEKTGQFSWMDMKTDEDEHSIEMHLPYIAKVMEDYKDQFTIVPILVGSLNPEQEAQYGSLLSSYLMDPTNLFVISSDFCHWGQRFSYTYYDRSCGAIHKSIEKLDKQGMDIIETLSPHSFTEYLRKYNNTICGRHPIGVMLGAVKALQDQGYDKMSFKFLKYDQSSQCQDMEDSSVSYASGSLVFEM